One window of Mesoplodon densirostris isolate mMesDen1 chromosome 15, mMesDen1 primary haplotype, whole genome shotgun sequence genomic DNA carries:
- the RSRC2 gene encoding arginine/serine-rich coiled-coil protein 2 isoform X3: MIRTNFFLKQARRHESKDKSSKKHKSEEHNDKEHSSDKGRERLNSSENGEDRHKRKERKSSRGRSHSRSRSRERRHRSRSRERKKSRSRSRERKKSRSRSRERKKSRSRSRERKRRIRSRSRSRSRHRHRSRSRSRTRSRSRDRKKRIEKPRRFSRSLSRTPSPPPFRGRNTAMDAQEALARRLERAKKLQEQREKEMVEKQKQQEIAAAAAATGGSVLNVAALLASGTQVTPQIAMAAQMAALQAKALAETGIAVPSYYNPAAVNPMKFAEQEKKRKMLWQGKKEGDKSQSAEIWEKLNFGNKDQNVKFRKLMGIKSEDEAGCSSVDEESYKTLKQQEEVFRNLDAQYEMARSQTHTQRGMGLGFTSSMRGMDTV, translated from the exons ATGATAAG AACCAACTTCTTCTTAAAACAGGCAAGAAGACATGAATCCAAAGATAAATCCTCTAAGAAACACAAGTCTGAGGAACATAATGACAAAGAGCATTCTTCTGATAAAGGAAGAGAGCGGCTAAATTCATCTGAAAATGGTGAGGACAGACACAAACGCaaagaaagaaagtcatcaaGAGGCAGAAGTCATTCAAGGTCTAGGTCTCGTGAAAG GCGTCATCGTAGTAGGAGCAGAGAGCGGAAGAAGTCAAGATCCAGGAGTAGGGAGCGGAAAAAGTCAAGATCcagaagcagagagaggaagaaatcaCGATCCAGAAGCAGGGAGAGAAAACGTCGGATCCGATCTCGTTCCCGCTCAAGATCAAGACACAGACATAGGAGTAGAAGCAGGAGTAGGACAAGGAGTAGAAGTCG AGATAGAAAGAAGAGAATTGAAAAACCGAGAAGATTTAGTAGAAGTTTAAGCCGAACTCCTAGCCCACCTCCCTTCCGAGGTAGAAACACAGCAATGGATGCACAAGAAGCTTTAGCTAGGAG GTTGGAAAGGGCAAAGAAATTACAGGAACAGCGAGAAAAGGAAAtggttgaaaaacaaaaacaacaggaaatagcTGCag CAGCTGCAGCTACCGGAGGTTCTGTGCTCAATGTTGCTGCCCTGTTGGCATCAGGAACACAAGTAACTCCTCAGATAGCTATGGCAGCTCAAATGGCAGCCTTGCAGGCTAAAGCTTTGGCAGAGACCGGAATAGCTGTACCTAGCTATTACAACCCAGCAGCTGTGAATCCAATGAAATTTGctgaacaagagaaaaaaaggaaaatgctttGGCAAGGCAAGAAAGAAGGA GACAAATCCCAGTCTGCTGAAATATGGGAGAAACTGAATTTCGGAAACAAGGACCAAAATGTCAAATTTAGGAAATTAATGGGTATTAAG AGTGAAGATGAAGCTGGATGTAGCTCCGTTGATGAAGAAAGTTACAAGACATTGAAACAGCAGGAAGAAGTATTCAGAAATCTAGACGCTCAGTATGAAATGGCAAGATCACAGACCCACACACAGAGAGGAATGGGATTGGGTTTCACATCGTCGATGCGAGGAATGgacacagtttga
- the RSRC2 gene encoding arginine/serine-rich coiled-coil protein 2 isoform X4, whose amino-acid sequence MIRTNFFLKQARRHESKDKSSKKHKSEEHNDKEHSSDKGRERLNSSENGEDRHKRKERKSSRGRSHSRSRSRERRHRSRSRERKKSRSRSRERKKSRSRSRERKKSRSRSRERKRRIRSRSRSRSRHRHRSRSRSRTRSRSRDRKKRIEKPRRFSRSLSRTPSPPPFRGRNTAMDAQEALARRLERAKKLQEQREKEMVEKQKQQEIAAAAATGGSVLNVAALLASGTQVTPQIAMAAQMAALQAKALAETGIAVPSYYNPAAVNPMKFAEQEKKRKMLWQGKKEGDKSQSAEIWEKLNFGNKDQNVKFRKLMGIKSEDEAGCSSVDEESYKTLKQQEEVFRNLDAQYEMARSQTHTQRGMGLGFTSSMRGMDTV is encoded by the exons ATGATAAG AACCAACTTCTTCTTAAAACAGGCAAGAAGACATGAATCCAAAGATAAATCCTCTAAGAAACACAAGTCTGAGGAACATAATGACAAAGAGCATTCTTCTGATAAAGGAAGAGAGCGGCTAAATTCATCTGAAAATGGTGAGGACAGACACAAACGCaaagaaagaaagtcatcaaGAGGCAGAAGTCATTCAAGGTCTAGGTCTCGTGAAAG GCGTCATCGTAGTAGGAGCAGAGAGCGGAAGAAGTCAAGATCCAGGAGTAGGGAGCGGAAAAAGTCAAGATCcagaagcagagagaggaagaaatcaCGATCCAGAAGCAGGGAGAGAAAACGTCGGATCCGATCTCGTTCCCGCTCAAGATCAAGACACAGACATAGGAGTAGAAGCAGGAGTAGGACAAGGAGTAGAAGTCG AGATAGAAAGAAGAGAATTGAAAAACCGAGAAGATTTAGTAGAAGTTTAAGCCGAACTCCTAGCCCACCTCCCTTCCGAGGTAGAAACACAGCAATGGATGCACAAGAAGCTTTAGCTAGGAG GTTGGAAAGGGCAAAGAAATTACAGGAACAGCGAGAAAAGGAAAtggttgaaaaacaaaaacaacaggaaatagcTGCag CTGCAGCTACCGGAGGTTCTGTGCTCAATGTTGCTGCCCTGTTGGCATCAGGAACACAAGTAACTCCTCAGATAGCTATGGCAGCTCAAATGGCAGCCTTGCAGGCTAAAGCTTTGGCAGAGACCGGAATAGCTGTACCTAGCTATTACAACCCAGCAGCTGTGAATCCAATGAAATTTGctgaacaagagaaaaaaaggaaaatgctttGGCAAGGCAAGAAAGAAGGA GACAAATCCCAGTCTGCTGAAATATGGGAGAAACTGAATTTCGGAAACAAGGACCAAAATGTCAAATTTAGGAAATTAATGGGTATTAAG AGTGAAGATGAAGCTGGATGTAGCTCCGTTGATGAAGAAAGTTACAAGACATTGAAACAGCAGGAAGAAGTATTCAGAAATCTAGACGCTCAGTATGAAATGGCAAGATCACAGACCCACACACAGAGAGGAATGGGATTGGGTTTCACATCGTCGATGCGAGGAATGgacacagtttga
- the RSRC2 gene encoding arginine/serine-rich coiled-coil protein 2 isoform X2, producing the protein MAASDTERDGLAPEKTSPDRDKKKEQSDISVSPRASKHHYSRSRSRSRERKRKSDNEGRKHRSRSRSKEARRHESKDKSSKKHKSEEHNDKEHSSDKGRERLNSSENGEDRHKRKERKSSRGRSHSRSRSRERRHRSRSRERKKSRSRSRERKKSRSRSRERKKSRSRSRERKRRIRSRSRSRSRHRHRSRSRSRTRSRSRDRKKRIEKPRRFSRSLSRTPSPPPFRGRNTAMDAQEALARRLERAKKLQEQREKEMVEKQKQQEIAAAAATGGSVLNVAALLASGTQVTPQIAMAAQMAALQAKALAETGIAVPSYYNPAAVNPMKFAEQEKKRKMLWQGKKEGDKSQSAEIWEKLNFGNKDQNVKFRKLMGIKSEDEAGCSSVDEESYKTLKQQEEVFRNLDAQYEMARSQTHTQRGMGLGFTSSMRGMDTV; encoded by the exons ATGGCG GCTAGTGATACAGAACGAGATGGACTAGCCCCAGAAAAGACATCCCCAGATAGAGATAAGAAAAAAGAGCAGTCCGATATATCTGTTTCTCCCAGAGCCTCAAAACATCATTATTCAAGATCACGATCAAGGTCAAGAGAAAGAAAACGAAAGTCAG ATAATgaaggaagaaaacacaggagccGGAGCAGAAGCAAAGAG GCAAGAAGACATGAATCCAAAGATAAATCCTCTAAGAAACACAAGTCTGAGGAACATAATGACAAAGAGCATTCTTCTGATAAAGGAAGAGAGCGGCTAAATTCATCTGAAAATGGTGAGGACAGACACAAACGCaaagaaagaaagtcatcaaGAGGCAGAAGTCATTCAAGGTCTAGGTCTCGTGAAAG GCGTCATCGTAGTAGGAGCAGAGAGCGGAAGAAGTCAAGATCCAGGAGTAGGGAGCGGAAAAAGTCAAGATCcagaagcagagagaggaagaaatcaCGATCCAGAAGCAGGGAGAGAAAACGTCGGATCCGATCTCGTTCCCGCTCAAGATCAAGACACAGACATAGGAGTAGAAGCAGGAGTAGGACAAGGAGTAGAAGTCG AGATAGAAAGAAGAGAATTGAAAAACCGAGAAGATTTAGTAGAAGTTTAAGCCGAACTCCTAGCCCACCTCCCTTCCGAGGTAGAAACACAGCAATGGATGCACAAGAAGCTTTAGCTAGGAG GTTGGAAAGGGCAAAGAAATTACAGGAACAGCGAGAAAAGGAAAtggttgaaaaacaaaaacaacaggaaatagcTGCag CTGCAGCTACCGGAGGTTCTGTGCTCAATGTTGCTGCCCTGTTGGCATCAGGAACACAAGTAACTCCTCAGATAGCTATGGCAGCTCAAATGGCAGCCTTGCAGGCTAAAGCTTTGGCAGAGACCGGAATAGCTGTACCTAGCTATTACAACCCAGCAGCTGTGAATCCAATGAAATTTGctgaacaagagaaaaaaaggaaaatgctttGGCAAGGCAAGAAAGAAGGA GACAAATCCCAGTCTGCTGAAATATGGGAGAAACTGAATTTCGGAAACAAGGACCAAAATGTCAAATTTAGGAAATTAATGGGTATTAAG AGTGAAGATGAAGCTGGATGTAGCTCCGTTGATGAAGAAAGTTACAAGACATTGAAACAGCAGGAAGAAGTATTCAGAAATCTAGACGCTCAGTATGAAATGGCAAGATCACAGACCCACACACAGAGAGGAATGGGATTGGGTTTCACATCGTCGATGCGAGGAATGgacacagtttga
- the RSRC2 gene encoding arginine/serine-rich coiled-coil protein 2 isoform X1 codes for MAASDTERDGLAPEKTSPDRDKKKEQSDISVSPRASKHHYSRSRSRSRERKRKSDNEGRKHRSRSRSKEARRHESKDKSSKKHKSEEHNDKEHSSDKGRERLNSSENGEDRHKRKERKSSRGRSHSRSRSRERRHRSRSRERKKSRSRSRERKKSRSRSRERKKSRSRSRERKRRIRSRSRSRSRHRHRSRSRSRTRSRSRDRKKRIEKPRRFSRSLSRTPSPPPFRGRNTAMDAQEALARRLERAKKLQEQREKEMVEKQKQQEIAAAAAATGGSVLNVAALLASGTQVTPQIAMAAQMAALQAKALAETGIAVPSYYNPAAVNPMKFAEQEKKRKMLWQGKKEGDKSQSAEIWEKLNFGNKDQNVKFRKLMGIKSEDEAGCSSVDEESYKTLKQQEEVFRNLDAQYEMARSQTHTQRGMGLGFTSSMRGMDTV; via the exons ATGGCG GCTAGTGATACAGAACGAGATGGACTAGCCCCAGAAAAGACATCCCCAGATAGAGATAAGAAAAAAGAGCAGTCCGATATATCTGTTTCTCCCAGAGCCTCAAAACATCATTATTCAAGATCACGATCAAGGTCAAGAGAAAGAAAACGAAAGTCAG ATAATgaaggaagaaaacacaggagccGGAGCAGAAGCAAAGAG GCAAGAAGACATGAATCCAAAGATAAATCCTCTAAGAAACACAAGTCTGAGGAACATAATGACAAAGAGCATTCTTCTGATAAAGGAAGAGAGCGGCTAAATTCATCTGAAAATGGTGAGGACAGACACAAACGCaaagaaagaaagtcatcaaGAGGCAGAAGTCATTCAAGGTCTAGGTCTCGTGAAAG GCGTCATCGTAGTAGGAGCAGAGAGCGGAAGAAGTCAAGATCCAGGAGTAGGGAGCGGAAAAAGTCAAGATCcagaagcagagagaggaagaaatcaCGATCCAGAAGCAGGGAGAGAAAACGTCGGATCCGATCTCGTTCCCGCTCAAGATCAAGACACAGACATAGGAGTAGAAGCAGGAGTAGGACAAGGAGTAGAAGTCG AGATAGAAAGAAGAGAATTGAAAAACCGAGAAGATTTAGTAGAAGTTTAAGCCGAACTCCTAGCCCACCTCCCTTCCGAGGTAGAAACACAGCAATGGATGCACAAGAAGCTTTAGCTAGGAG GTTGGAAAGGGCAAAGAAATTACAGGAACAGCGAGAAAAGGAAAtggttgaaaaacaaaaacaacaggaaatagcTGCag CAGCTGCAGCTACCGGAGGTTCTGTGCTCAATGTTGCTGCCCTGTTGGCATCAGGAACACAAGTAACTCCTCAGATAGCTATGGCAGCTCAAATGGCAGCCTTGCAGGCTAAAGCTTTGGCAGAGACCGGAATAGCTGTACCTAGCTATTACAACCCAGCAGCTGTGAATCCAATGAAATTTGctgaacaagagaaaaaaaggaaaatgctttGGCAAGGCAAGAAAGAAGGA GACAAATCCCAGTCTGCTGAAATATGGGAGAAACTGAATTTCGGAAACAAGGACCAAAATGTCAAATTTAGGAAATTAATGGGTATTAAG AGTGAAGATGAAGCTGGATGTAGCTCCGTTGATGAAGAAAGTTACAAGACATTGAAACAGCAGGAAGAAGTATTCAGAAATCTAGACGCTCAGTATGAAATGGCAAGATCACAGACCCACACACAGAGAGGAATGGGATTGGGTTTCACATCGTCGATGCGAGGAATGgacacagtttga